GCTGTTGTCTTGTGTGTCGTGGTAGTTTGTTGCTGTATGACCCCTCCTGTAGCAAATATCTCAGTAGGAGATATTGCACGTCCAACGTTGTGCCTTGTAGGATTTGTTTCTTAGTGTGAATAGTCTGTCTTGCTAAGGTAGACACAGCCCCAGTTTCATGTgagcgtttttatttatttatttatttttccacataatACATCTTTAATGTTGCCCTTACTTTTATTCAGGAATGGGCCGGGAAGTTGAAAATCTAATTCAGGAGAATTCACAGCTGCTTGAGACAAAGTAAGTAGATGCGGTACACTTTAAATCTGCCTGTAAGTCAGCAGATACTTTGCACttacatctttcttttttttttctaggaaTGCCTTGAATGTGGTGAATAAAGACTTGATCCTGAAGGTGGATGAGTTGACTTGTGAGAAGGAGATGTTGCAGGGAGAGTTAGAGGCTGTGCTGCTGGCCAAAACCAAGCTGGAGGAGAAGAGCAAAGATCTGGAGGAAGATCTCAAAAAGTAAGAGTCAGAGCAGGAGAACCGATCGAAGATCTTGTCAAAAAAAGAAGCAGTTTTTTTCCTAAACAATAACGCAAAGCCACTTACATGTAAGACGGGATCATGAGTACATTGATTTCCTGAGGAGGTCCATAATAATAACCTGCCTGACGGCAGAGTGACTCTGGTGCTGTGAAATGCATCAGTTCACTGGTGGCACTTGAACAGAAGAGACTGAGACTGAAATCAAAACACAttcttttcaaaaaaaaataaacatgtggTTCATGATCAAAGTATTTGTAATTTTCAACCACATAATACAGCATGTCTTGTAGATCTCCTAAATGTAATGAACAATCTTTTCTAGAGTGCgactggaggtggaggaggtgaaacagaaaagcaagGATGAAGAAGATGTGAGTTTTTTTCACTTGCATGACAACATGTGCATTGTCCGTCCTGCTAGCAGCCCTATAATCCCAGATCTAATTCTTTGTGGGTTTAATTGTGTGCTGCTGCAGAGTGACGTACCCACAGCCCAGAGGAAACGCTTCACCAGAGTGGAAATGGCCAGAGTATTAATGGAGAGGAATCAGTACAAGGAGCGACTTATGGAACTGCAGGAAGCGGTGAGGTGGACCGAGATGATCaggtgaggagatgaggagcagTGGATGAAACAAGAAGCTGCAATGTTGCATATGCATGGATGATACTGCTTATTACTCAAATTAAAGATAGTGCCTTATATGCTTCAAATGTAAGGCAGCACAGGCTTGTACATGCTCAGCTTCTGCTCGTGTGTGTATAGTCTGAAGCTAACATGATGTCATCTTGTCCTCTTCTTCAGGGCTTCAAGAGAAGCTCCAAattttgcagaaaaaaagagatcCAGCATCTGGCAGTTGTGAGTTTTCCCATATTGTGTATTTTTTGGTCAGGGCTTGGATTTGATAGGGCTTAGACCCTAAAGTTCACATCTTTtctaaaatattcaaatataatCCTTTTCTCTCATCTTTTTGAGGATCTGCTGTTGAATTGGCAGCCGTAGGTAAAGATTATTTTGTGCAACTTCTCCTCAGCAAACTTCTCTCTTGGCCTCCATTGAGCCAGAACTGCTCTTCATTTATAAAAGTATCTGACTTTTACCAGTTTTCTTTAAACGTCTCAGACTTGACTCTCTTTGTTCCCTTGAGCTTTTCTGGCTCCTGCCTGCTGCGTGTCTTTTGCGGATTTCCCCCTCTGCCTGCGCACAGAGCGCTGCAGGGACTTCACatgcaaatatatatacatgcactGAGCCTCAGTCTTCAAGTCAGTTTTTAACTTCAAGGGTGTTTTTTAAAACTATGTATATAACAGATTACTAAACATATTACTTGTACTTTTTTGCCATTCTCTGTTACCTCATAGCTCACATTTTATTTAGGTCAAAGAGAGGAGATAAATAGTTGATATTCAAACCATAAACGCATCATGATTTGAAGATAACTATTTCTACTCAGAAGGGCATGTTGACACACTAGGAGGTGGGGGATTACCTGTTTATTCAAATCTAATTACCCACTAAAATTGGTTTAATCATGCATAAATCATATAATACTTGTCATAGAAAGCTAATGTCAACGAAGTAATTCTTATTTTAATTTGATAAAAATGGGCCGcaataaacttaaaaaaaaaacaacctataaTTTTGTTAATAGGGATATGTACGCACATTGTCTACAAGGTTCTCGCTAGTTTAACACATTTTATCACAAATTTTATCtgctaaaaacacaaaagtacGACTCACTCTTGACCTTTTTGGGTATTTTCCaaaatctattttttctttAGTTAATCTTGAATTGTTATGAATATATTCAGTGTTTCATGGCTGCGTGAGTTTTCAACTATCAAAAAAATGGTTCCAAAAGTAAagttttgtatattttcaaatgaTCGAAATTTTGTTTGCGACACCTAGAAGAACTAACACATCGCATCCAGTAAACACCCCAGTATGAACCGTTTTCCCTTTTAGAGGCTAGTTTTAGAAGTAGCCATTTGTCACCTAAAAATAAAATCGTTTAAATATATAAAGGTGGTTATGTTAGTATATGGAGTAAGACATTTCTATAAGATGATGGTCACTTCGGTTATttgtatatttcttttttgaaaCCTATTTCTTTAAAAACTAACATTGACACTGAAAGTAGAAAAATAGGTAAAAATGGGTAAAAGCTGCGTAGTTCTGACGGAGAAGCGGCAAACAATCAGTGCCAGCGTCCTCTCACGTCTCACGTCGCAGTCATATatctttaaatatatatttttttttaaagcatcacTGGATAAAATtgcattcatttcatttataaATGTAAGTTAGataacatgaattaaaaaaaactgaaaatgtttattaggggtgtttttacttttcttgagaaaaaagtgaggTGGGAACTTCTGGTTAATAAGTAGTACACTTTTAAATAATTATTGAATTCTCAGTTGTACAGGAACTAAATGTCAAGGACAAATTGCCCctaggggataaataaagtgaattgaattgaattgaattgtaaaGGGTTTTGTTGGAAagtgtatgtttttttaaagtaaatacTGGTAATAATTGTTTCTTTGTCGTCTGGTTGGTTGGTGACTTCTCACTTTGTTTTTCTGTCACGTGTTTTCCTCTTTACCACCCGCAGCTTCAGCAGACTGTTTAGTTCCTCCTCCAGCAACCCTGTCATGAAGAAGGTTGAGCCCCAGTCTGGTGTAAAATACAACACCCCGGGCACCTTAGTGAAGAGGAGCAGCACATTCTCACAGTTCCCCACAGAGAAGTCCAAGATCTTCGATTTTGTCAATGAGGGGTGCGTTGTTGTCAGAACTACATGTTTGCGCAGTGCTGTGTGTCTGTTCGCTGGTGACATTTCTCTCTGTTCTTCTTGTAGAGCGGATCAGTGCAGCTCACCTTCACGCAAGGAGGAGAAGAAAGCCCGGTATCAACAGGTCAAGGCCCACATGCAGAAGGAGGACGGGCGAGTCACTGTTCACGGCTGGAGCCTGCCCAGCAAACACAAGGTGGAAACGCAAATGCATGTTTGAATAGAAGTTAGATAAGTGGAAGTACATTGCTTTTTCAATGGCTCAGTGAAGTTGATCAGTGATGTTGATCAGTGAAGTTGATCAGCAGTATGGGTTGtaacatttttgagaaaaaaaaaacaactttattctcgatttGACCTTTATTCAAAAGTTGAAAAAACTTCTTtagtttttaataaaaaaaatgctggGATACAAAAGCATCCTTCTCAACCGGGTCGTTACCGCTCGGTCTAAGGGTGGAGAGTGAACTCCACTTCTGTCAGCACTTCCTCTGGCGTGTTGGGATTTAATCGGCCGTTTTGGcttgtttttaatttaactCCGTTTACCTTGCTGTGTTTGGTATCATTATCTTCAGAACAAACTCCTCTCTGTTAATTTActttatatttttcattttgacAAACTGTATTGACACATTGGGCCTAAAATCACACCAAAACGTAAAATCAGCGTGGGAaaatgttggggtttttttggcGCGAAAATGATAAACATGTATAACAAACCAATGTTATATCTCAGAATGAGAATATACTGTAGACTGTAAATTTCAAAAACATGTACAAATTTAGGAAATcaaatgaaaaacactttttacattAAAATGCAGGCAAACCTCATGTTTTTTGGACTTCGAAAAACGATGCTACGCAAACGATTTGTGCCACAGGAAAACTATTTCTTGTCCCTCACAGACATTTGGTCACGtaaagcctgggatatacttgaAGTTCAGAATGCGTACGCgtcatggccgccacgcgtatcctgcgttcatttgacgcgttgacgtgcacgttctcaaaaagacactgaacacgtacgcgacctgcagttcttgctgtggccgcgagtggcgctggtccgggtctgataccagctggtcccggtctgacacCAGCTCGCtactacgcgagcgacgttccggttggtggtgcacgcgaacggacatgaacgcaagcaccaacagcaagtatatcccaggctttaCAGTCCTGAAATCTCCAGGCCGCGTCTTTCCTCCTTTTATCCACTTGGCGGCAGCATCTCAAAACTCTGTATCTGTCTCTTTTACTCCCATAACTTTCCTATTTTCCTCAGCAATCAACTGGTGGGTATTGCCTTAtaattgtcttgttttttttttgttttccctcgTGTGCCCAGCAGTTTTATGAGAACGGGCCTTTTTTACCAATTCTTTATGCACCAAAAATGTTgacaatatgcaaaaaaaaacattctggtTTTACTCAGTCTATCAACATGATTTAGAAATATGCGTCTCACTGCTACGTCCTTGTAAATGGGTCAGGTGATTTGGACGTGGCGGTGCATCCGCCGACTCCAGAGAGTTAAACAATTCGTTGAATAATCGCTTCAGTTATCGATATGTTTATCCACTATAAAAATactcgttagttgcagccctaagcCTTATGTTCAAATAATTTTCAGTCTAGTACAAAAAATAGCTTTGTTCTGCCCTGGAGTGATTTCACATTCATGGAAAATAAACTGGGGataaatttatttttatgtacttCATTGACAGACTGAGTGTAATCTATGATGTCATCACATAAGCTGTTAAGTGCTTTGCATATACTGTGAACCTGTCATGTGATCTGTGTGACCTGAGAGCTAAGTAACTCTTGTTTTAAAGATAATGTGGCTTCAGCTTCCAGCGAGGCTGCAGCAGCCAGCTGTGGCTTGGCCCTCAGAGTTGAACCCCCGGTTCCCAGGCTTGTTTCTTCCACCCATTTCCCCGTAAAATAATGAAGAGGCTTCAGATCCAGTCTTGTGATACCTGTGATTGTCACAGGTGGTTTGTCTATGACACTCTTTTTATACCATCTATGGTCCGCGATGTCACGGTACCCTGCAAACTGCAGCAGCTCACCACATGACTGCTGACCTTCAACTTTTTCAAAATTTCTACAGGTGGCAAATGGTGGACAGATGGAAAGCAAGATGAACTTACCAGTACCAGTGTACCTGACACCTCTGGACCAAAGGGATAGCTCTATGAAGGTACattagtggaaaagaaaacagcaAAAGCACAAAAAGAACCTCACAagctactttatttttaatactACACGTTCATGCTGTCCGTCTCTTCTCTTAGCTGTGGTGTGCTGCGGGAGTCAACATGTCCGGGGGTAGGACAGTTCCCTCATCAGAGCTCTCCAGGCAGACAAAAGGTTCCCAGAGCAGCCTGGACCAACTGGAGCAGGAGAATAAGGTAAATAAGTAGTGGAAGATGCTGAGATCATTTCAGAGTCTTAGGTCCATTTATAATGCTTAAACAGGAGTTGGCAATGAGTCCAGAAATGTATCAAGTGCTGCTTGTGGGCTCATTGACTGATTTCTGTGTGTCTGCTGTAAGGAGCAGGAGAAAGCGGAGAGAGAACTGATCCTTCAGGATGACATGTCCAGTAGGGTGTGGGTGTGCATGAGCACCCACTCCTCCACAAAGGTCACGGTGCTGGACTCCACTCAGCCCAATGATACGCTCGACAGCTTCTACGCCTGCAACACACACGTCGTCTGCATTGCCAGCGTTCCAGGTAGGACGAGCAGCTTTTCTCTGAGTTGTCAATTctgttttttatgtattttttaataCAAGTCTTGTGTCTGGTGTCCCCCCCACAGGTGTGTTGGATACAGATTATCCAGCAGGCGAGGAGGTTCCCCAAGACCCAGAGAGTGATGGGGTGTCATTAGCTGGCAGTGTGGCCAGTGTGGGCTCAACAGGCAGCGACGGTACCGTGGCAGCAGAAGGGCTCACCGCCGTCCCTCAGACAGCCCACTCAGGTGTTGGCGACCAGCCGGCCGAGCACACCGCCGTCTCAGGCCCAGGTAGGTCTTTGTTGGGAAGTCCATGCAGAGaatatgtgttttgttttcctgaTAAACTGAAGAGTGTATCGTGGTAGTGGGGCTCCAAGTTAACTCTGGTGTGATTTCAGGAAGTTCAGCGGTACAAAACTGATAAAAACAGGGAATCCACCAAGTGAAAACCAAAAGGCGCTAATGAATATCAATATCAAAAGAAACAGATCATTTATAATTAATTTATTCACTAGATGGACATCTACTTTTCAGTTTAGGTATAAAAACTGAAGTAAGTTTTTTCGCACTTCAAATTTAGTTGGTCATTTATGAACTCCTCCACTTTCACATTTATTCCTAAAAAAGAttgtttttcactttatttatttatttttattttatgtatttatttatttagaatagGAACAGTGCAtattaataaacatttaaattagtAAATATGCCAGATATAGCCATCAGGCTAATTTTCATCGGCAGTCCATTGTCAGGTTGATggcaacagaataaaacaagaagtcACAATTAAAAATGCACAATACATGTAACTTAGCAGAGTAGTCCACCTGACCTGGAACTTACTCTACACAGTAACACACccatatacataaaataaaaaatatacataaaatgttATAAATGATGGCTAAAAACAGGCAGGGGCACatgcgctctctctctctctcgcacacacacacagacacacacacatatcagtGTTGACACTGTTGGTTCTCCACTTTCATTATATTCCCTTTCCGGCACTTTTCTTGTGCACACCTTCATTGATCTGGCACATAATAATAACTTGTGTGCTCTCACGCTCCTCCTGTATCGGTCTCGGTGTGTGCACTACGCTCGTTTGGTCCTGCATGTTGGATGTTGCTTGTGGATCTAACTCGTCCCATAGAGCTTTGAATATTGAAGCATTCATTGTGATTTACCACCAAAGCTCCAGAACCTCCATAATTTCTTACCATGCATCAGAtcttcataaataatttgtcGTTGTTGCTAACCTTTCGTAGCCTTTCCCGTGGAGAATCCCATGTAATCCTGTGATCTGTTATTCCCACAGTGGGGCTGTCCAGAGAGGGCAGTCCAGCAGAGGACGGCATCCCTACAGCGGAAGAAGCAACAGAGGCAACAGAAGCTAACACTGGAGTGGGTGCAGATGGAGACGAGGATCAGGGTGCAGATGTGAACCAGCCAGGGATCTATACAGAGCACGTGTTCACCGACCCGCTGGGAGTGGGACCCACGGACGCGTCTCCTTCTGCAACACTGAGGTGAGACGTTGTTGTCAGTATATGCTAATATAATGTAGGTGTGTATGTTAATACATGTATGAATAAGGTTTACTTTTTTGAAAATACaaaggtgaaataaaaacatcttaCAATCCCCCTTTGATTTATGTCATTTAACGTGTgctttagatgttttttttttctctttcaagacATGTGCAAAATCAGCCATCAGTACTATGACTGTGGATTTCAGTCTACGAGTTCCTTATGTACAATGtaaaaagtctaaaaaaaacagtcctgactcctactgctactactaataataatagtaataattatGTAGCACTGTTTTTCGTGTAgtttaaaataagtgtttgatCAAGCTGACCTGATTTCTTCTGGCAGCTGGTTCCATATTTTAGAGGCTTTGATCACAAAAATGTTAGCTCGCCTCTCATCTTTAGCTGCGTCTCTGGAGCAAATAAACATCTTCCGACTGAAGATCTCAGTCTCCATACAGGCCCACATGTTTCTGATAGGTCAGATGAACAAGAGGGCTTCTGTAAGACTCATTTACATGCACTGTGAAGTCTCAGTGAACTGAGAAGCTACTGCAAGTTAGATGGAGAAGCCGTAGACCAGCCAGGGCTACGGCCTGTGTGGACTGTCTTGCATTGCATTTGTGATATTGATTAATTCAAACATTCACAAAACTTAATTAATCTCTGAATGTAAATTAGTTcagtaatataataataattaaagtgaATAGATGGCTATTCCAACAGCcccatttacatttacatttaatctCTGGATTAAACAAAAAGGGCCAAAGTACCCAAGTATGAGAAGTGGCTTTTGTACAGCAAAGCAAAGCAGGGTGGCAGGTGACAGGCAGGATAGTGCCATCTGTTGGTGGGCAGAGTAAAGTCATACCCCAAACTAATTTAAAACCACGACAGGTTGGCTTGTGACAAAACTCAACAATTCCAGGTTCACAGTTGAGAATTTAGGACATTAATTTAAACTGTTGCAGGGTTTCAGTCATTTTCACatgaaagtgtttttgtttctgttcttaacacaccacaaaaaaaaacccatcatgCATATAATCAGCACACGAATAAGCAGTTTTTCCTTCTGTAGTTGGCTTGCAATTTAATAACAACAGGGTGTGGAGCTCATGGGCGAAACATTGGCACGTGACAGCTGTTGTCAAAGTGTGATGAATCCTCCTCTTTCAGAGGCTCTGGACACGATGGTTTGCCGTCCCTACCAGAAGACGCAGGAACATCAGAGGGGGAGGTCTTGAGGATGAGCAGCGCACTCCCCACGATGTGGCTGGGAGCACAGAACGGATGGTGAGCAAGGAAATAACCAGCAGAGGGAGCTGTTAGGCCAAAAGATAGAAGAGCTGGTGCCTATACAACAAACACTGATGGTAGATTTGATGGAAGTGGAATTTCAATTGATTATAAAGATGAGGTGCCTTGTGATGTTTGCAGTGAGTTGTAGCATTTGTCCTGAAATTGTTTATAAGTGTTGGGCTCTCAAAGTAACCCAATATTATTTGATCTTCTTAGTGTATCATGTTTAAGTTTGAAAGCCAAAATGTTACTTTGATCTGCTTTTCTTCATCTGTctctgttttcatttttaagTCTGTATGTGCACTCGTCTGTGGCTCGATGGAGGAAATGTCTCCACGCCATCAAGCTCAAAGACGCCATCCTCAGCATCGTGTGAGTACATAGTCGGTCATGTATTTCCTCAAAGACTCACATTTCAAACATACattcaaacaataaaaaaagtgtcCTCACTTTCTTACAGCCATGTTAAAGGAAGAGTTCTCGTAGCCTTGGCTGATGGGACATTGGCAATTTTCCACAGAGGCATTGGTAAGCATGTGTgaagcagtgttttatttttgaaacgtTGGTGCTGTTTCTGACCCATTTCGTGGGACATTTCTCACCTTCCTGTTGTCTCCAAGCAGACGGCCGGTGGGATCTGACCAACTATCACCTGTTAGACCTGGGCCGGCCGCACCACTCCATCCGCTGTATGACAGTAGTCCATGACAAGGTGTGGTGCGGCTACAGAAACAAGATCTACGTCATCCAGCCCAAGGCCATGAGGATAGAGGTGATGTAAATGACTCAACATGAACACAGCCGactataaaaaaatgtattaattaatttaaaaaaacagaaacatgttTGTGTTTCCTGATCTCGACTTCTTGTCCGTCAACAGAAGTCATTTGACGCTCATCCTCGCAAGGAGAGTCAGGTGCGTCAGCTGGCCTGGGTCGGAGATGGCATCTGGGTGTCCATACGACTGGATTCAACTCTACGCTTATTTCACGCCCACACCTACCAGCACCTGCAGGACGTGGACATCGAGCCCTACGTCAGCAAGATGCTGGGTATTACTGCTAGCTTTTCACCCACgtacaattgttttttttagctaTGCCCTTAGAAGAAAATGCTGGAGTTGTTGCATGAAAGCAGATGAAGTTATGAAGATGATACATGGATGTTTAAGTTGCTCTATATACTGGATGTAATTCATTTCGTAGAGTTTTTGTATACATGTGCAAATGCAGTTAACTAATAATGGTTTCATTAGGGATTTGTCTCTTCTTTTCTTGAATAAATTGACCTAAATCGCGGACGTCTGCTCTGCATATGTTGCAGGTACTGGTAAACTGGGTTTCTCTTTTGTGAGAATCACAGCTCTGGTGGTGTCCTGCAGCCGACTGTGGGTGGGGACAGGAAATGGAGTCATCATCTCCATACCGCTGTCTGAAGGTATCACACGCTCGTACACCGTCAATGTTCAGTTGATTTTAGTAAAGTAAAGTATAAACTTTAAATTTCAAAAATCTTTGCACTGTCTAAATGTTGTAGTCATATAATTTGCTGGAAAAGATACAATTCAACAACATGGTGATTCAAAGttctttacagagacattaaaacatcacataatgatttaagatttaaacgaaaaataaagaaataagaacaatagataaaaaTCAGTAGTGAAAATGTGATTACATTTTGtaactcaagcttaaaagtACCAGTTCAATGAGTAAAcaaaaacccccaaaacaaacataaaacataaatgttTCTTATTAAAATGTCTGAAATTCAGCGTTACAGTAAGTGCAGGAGGTTTAGTTCAGATACTATTGCTTTACTGTGTGGTTGTGTTCCAGATGGTTAATGGTGGTCAGATACTATTGCTTTGTTAAGATTTTGCAAACAGTCTTCAATATTTCTAAACTGAATCTTCTTCCAACCAGAATGATCTTTATTTGATGATGAGAAACGTGGATGTCATGaaatgcagctttaatttgattttACTAAGACTGTGGTACTCCATTGCTTATCATAAAGTACATGTCTTCACCTTCTCTCTGCCGTCTCAGACTCTTTGTCTCTACTGTTTGTGATTgtggcttttcttttttaaaacaacTTATTTAATTAAAGATGGCCCGAGTTGCCATGGATACTGTTGCTTCAGTCACTGTCTCGCATAACAATTCTTGTCTGGTTTGTACTTTAAGTGGAAATTTCAGTGGAAATGTGCTGGTTCAGTTGTCCTTGAACATCAACAATTCTTTGCAGGGTTACATTTTTCATTGCACTAACCATCTTATTGATACATTTCCTACTTTGAACATGTCGGAGCCAGAGTTATTTATGAGCAGTCCTGCTGTAACTGTGTAACAGAGACAAAAGCAGCTGATATGTGCACCATGACATTGCCGGGTCTTTCTAAACATTCTCCTTTTCGATTCCTCAGCTAACATGACAGCAGGAATCGTGCCAAACCGCCCGGGTAGTGCCGTGCGGGTCTACGGTGATGACGGCTCAGACCGGGCCGTGTCAGGCAGCTTTGTGCCGTACTGCTCCATGGCCCACGCCCAGCTTTGTTTCCATGGACATCGAGATGCAGTCAAGTTTTTTGTGACTGTCCCAGGTAAGAGGAAGGGGGGGGAGTGGTAgactagtggttacagaggttcaagcccctgggatggcaaccaagatgaacctcTCTGCAGCCTTGCTCAGGGGACCTTAACCCAATGTTGCCGGCACCCAAAACTGCAGAGCACTGCTCCTAgtctaactagtgatgggttaaaagcagaggacatattttgttgtgtgtttgcaaagatgtatactgacaaataaagattaCTTACTTAGGTAAAAGACATCCGCACAAAAAATACTACTTCAGGATTAAATTGCTTTCACTTCCTGCCCACAGACTCCAGAAAGCCTGGTCTATTGTACACTATTTTATTTtaggctgaaaaaaaaaaaacagaaaaatattgGAAATTTTCACAATAGGCACTGCTTTTTATTCCGTCCATAATAATATTGGACTGCAACTGCTAAATAACTGCTTTGTAATAGAACAGACAAACAAGTGAGGTGCAGTTTTGCAAAAGTATTTCTAGCCAAGTGGTTTAGATTATTATTTTGAAGTCTCTGAAAACATAATGGAGATTTTCTGTTCATTGTTTACAAAAGCAATCACC
This window of the Cololabis saira isolate AMF1-May2022 chromosome 21, fColSai1.1, whole genome shotgun sequence genome carries:
- the spag9a gene encoding sperm associated antigen 9a isoform X4; translated protein: MELEDGVVYQDDPGTAAMMSERVSGLANSIYREFERLIGKYDEDVVKELMPLVVAVLENLDSVFAENQEHEVELELLKEDNEQLITQYEREKALRKHAEEKFIEFEDTHEQDKKDLQNHVDRMESQSRQLELKIKNYADQIGRLEERELELKKEYSSLHLRHSEMIHNYMEHVERIKLQQINESSESGTAGRSRRERPLSLGVFPSSGGTSQIIPDSHAKAETPGTEGWRFADSAQPRSNASLKDELSDSNGSKSVTPMSTTTSDMEKEDGSSKSTEVQAAAGTRSKSAALPENEDSSDMQDIIESTPELDMDLIGLKPCSTPTKGIENMAFDRNTDSLFEELSSAGTGLIGDVDEGADLLGMGREVENLIQENSQLLETKNALNVVNKDLILKVDELTCEKEMLQGELEAVLLAKTKLEEKSKDLEEDLKKVRLEVEEVKQKSKDEEDVSFFHLHDNMCIVRPASSPIIPDLILCGFNCVLLQSDVPTAQRKRFTRVEMARVLMERNQYKERLMELQEAVRWTEMIRASREAPNFAEKKRSSIWQFFSRLFSSSSSNPVMKKVEPQSGVKYNTPGTLVKRSSTFSQFPTEKSKIFDFVNEGADQCSSPSRKEEKKARYQQVKAHMQKEDGRVTVHGWSLPSKHKVANGGQMESKMNLPVPVYLTPLDQRDSSMKLWCAAGVNMSGGRTVPSSELSRQTKGSQSSLDQLEQENKEQEKAERELILQDDMSSRVWVCMSTHSSTKVTVLDSTQPNDTLDSFYACNTHVVCIASVPGVLDTDYPAGEEVPQDPESDGVSLAGSVASVGSTGSDGTVAAEGLTAVPQTAHSGVGDQPAEHTAVSGPVGLSREGSPAEDGIPTAEEATEATEANTGVGADGDEDQGADVNQPGIYTEHVFTDPLGVGPTDASPSATLRGSGHDGLPSLPEDAGTSEGEVLRMSSALPTMWLGAQNGCLYVHSSVARWRKCLHAIKLKDAILSIVHVKGRVLVALADGTLAIFHRGIADGRWDLTNYHLLDLGRPHHSIRCMTVVHDKVWCGYRNKIYVIQPKAMRIEKSFDAHPRKESQVRQLAWVGDGIWVSIRLDSTLRLFHAHTYQHLQDVDIEPYVSKMLGTGKLGFSFVRITALVVSCSRLWVGTGNGVIISIPLSEANMTAGIVPNRPGSAVRVYGDDGSDRAVSGSFVPYCSMAHAQLCFHGHRDAVKFFVTVPGQAMPPPGSADSGSDDPPSESSDTATSEPKTFLVMSGGEGYIDFRIGDDGSELDGLPEPTASTQHSAPTKAERSHLIVWQVNTSHD
- the spag9a gene encoding sperm associated antigen 9a isoform X2 — its product is MELEDGVVYQDDPGTAAMMSERVSGLANSIYREFERLIGKYDEDVVKELMPLVVAVLENLDSVFAENQEHEVELELLKEDNEQLITQYEREKALRKHAEEKFIEFEDTHEQDKKDLQNHVDRMESQSRQLELKIKNYADQIGRLEERELELKKEYSSLHLRHSEMIHNYMEHVERIKLQQINESSESGTAGRSRRERPLSLGVFPSSGGTSQIIPDSHAKAETPGTEGWRFADSAQPRSNASLKLDCVDPPKEGEGKSAQDSTWGNSLADDCKDELSDSNGSKSVTPMSTTTSDMEKEDGSSKSTEVQAAAGTRSKSAALPENEDSSDMQDIIESTPELDMDLIGLKPCSTPTKGIENMAFDRNTDSLFEELSSAGTGLIGDVDEGADLLGMGREVENLIQENSQLLETKNALNVVNKDLILKVDELTCEKEMLQGELEAVLLAKTKLEEKSKDLEEDLKKVRLEVEEVKQKSKDEEDVSFFHLHDNMCIVRPASSPIIPDLILCGFNCVLLQSDVPTAQRKRFTRVEMARVLMERNQYKERLMELQEAVRWTEMIRASREAPNFAEKKRSSIWQFFSRLFSSSSSNPVMKKVEPQSGVKYNTPGTLVKRSSTFSQFPTEKSKIFDFVNEGADQCSSPSRKEEKKARYQQVKAHMQKEDGRVTVHGWSLPSKHKVANGGQMESKMNLPVPVYLTPLDQRDSSMKLWCAAGVNMSGGRTVPSSELSRQTKGSQSSLDQLEQENKEQEKAERELILQDDMSSRVWVCMSTHSSTKVTVLDSTQPNDTLDSFYACNTHVVCIASVPGVLDTDYPAGEEVPQDPESDGVSLAGSVASVGSTGSDGTVAAEGLTAVPQTAHSGVGDQPAEHTAVSGPVGLSREGSPAEDGIPTAEEATEATEANTGVGADGDEDQGADVNQPGIYTEHVFTDPLGVGPTDASPSATLRGSGHDGLPSLPEDAGTSEGEVLRMSSALPTMWLGAQNGCLYVHSSVARWRKCLHAIKLKDAILSIVHVKGRVLVALADGTLAIFHRGIDGRWDLTNYHLLDLGRPHHSIRCMTVVHDKVWCGYRNKIYVIQPKAMRIEKSFDAHPRKESQVRQLAWVGDGIWVSIRLDSTLRLFHAHTYQHLQDVDIEPYVSKMLGTGKLGFSFVRITALVVSCSRLWVGTGNGVIISIPLSEANMTAGIVPNRPGSAVRVYGDDGSDRAVSGSFVPYCSMAHAQLCFHGHRDAVKFFVTVPGQAMPPPGSADSGSDDPPSESSDTATSEPKTFLVMSGGEGYIDFRIGDDGSELDGLPEPTASTQHSAPTKAERSHLIVWQVNTSHD